In Candidatus Sulfotelmatobacter sp., a genomic segment contains:
- a CDS encoding GTP-binding protein, translating into MAKEKFDRTKPHCNVGTIGHIDHGKTTLTAAITKVLSKHNPNIKFRSFDSIDNAPEEKARGITIATAHVEYETAKRHYAHVDCPGHADYIKNMITGAAQMDGGILVVAATD; encoded by the coding sequence ATGGCGAAAGAAAAATTTGATCGGACCAAGCCGCACTGCAACGTGGGGACGATTGGTCACATCGACCATGGCAAGACCACGTTGACGGCGGCGATCACGAAGGTTTTGTCGAAGCACAATCCGAATATCAAGTTTCGGTCGTTCGATTCGATCGACAACGCGCCGGAAGAAAAAGCGCGCGGCATCACGATTGCCACGGCGCACGTCGAGTATGAGACGGCGAAGCGGCACTACGCGCACGTCGATTGCCCGGGCCACGCCGACTACATCAAGAACATGATCACGGGCGCGGCGCAGATGGATGGCGGCATTCTGGTGGTGGCGGCGACCGAC